From Zingiber officinale cultivar Zhangliang chromosome 5B, Zo_v1.1, whole genome shotgun sequence, the proteins below share one genomic window:
- the LOC121984932 gene encoding calmodulin binding protein PICBP-like → MVQRKAPDANTVASCMAMASFHQMKHAAMAETLPNYMKPTTSSDAKKQHACVSSSEDLKKKKKKKNCKALRIQPKKVSVRATCSSTLKSCKFPEFLELGHGGTEAEGASAVKVCPYKYCSLNGHLHGQADIPPLKTFLASRRESMKQRGASPFRKRDTGQAAAARTRSGLEISSLIEEIGLDLFLEQPAAVEEEDDRNDACSDRSSDGVYSLEAMAGFVEYVSCDRDVEEDRSKKEIEDGNQFMAESIDFNLEKEEEDDDDYEEEAELESKKMDKSENNTPKEHAVLDQEQPATEEEARNEDVQITDTNDQDHNNGSVLIVADSNSNIIEEQTAPTDDHGPNVRLMHITRKSSRDEESEQLKGFDPRAPNFLPEEPDPESEKVDLRHQMMDERKNAEEWMIDYALQQTVTKLGSARRKKVALLVEAFETVNPLPPLQACR, encoded by the coding sequence ATGGTGCAAAGAAAAGCACCTGATGCAAATACCGTTGCTTCATGCATGGCCATGGCTTCCTTTCATCAGATGAAGCACGCAGCCATGGCGGAGACTCTGCCCAACTACATGAAGCCCACCACCAGCTCCGACGCCAAGAAGCAGCACGCTTGTGTTTCCTCGTCGGAggatttgaagaagaagaagaagaagaagaactgcAAGGCTTTGAGGATCCAGCCCAAGAAGGTGAGCGTGAGAGCGACCTGCTCGTCGACTCTCAAGAGCTGCAAGTTCCCCGAGTTCCTCGAGCTCGGCCATGGCGGCACAGAAGCCGAAGGGGCGTCTGCCGTCAAGGTCTGCCCTTACAAGTACTGCTCCCTCAACGGCCATCTCCACGGCCAGGCCGACATCCCTCCGCTCAAGACCTTCTTGGCTTCGAGGAGAGAGAGCATGAAGCAGAGAGGAGCTTCGCCTTTCAGGAAGAGGGACACAGGGCAGGCGGCGGCGGCGAGGACTCGGTCCGGCTTGGAGATTTCTTCCCTGATCGAAGAAATTGGCCTCGATTTGTTCCTCGAACAGCCGGCGGCGGTCGAGGAGGAAGATGATCGGAATGATGCATGCTCAGATAGAAGCAGTGATGGGGTTTATAGCTTGGAGGCCATGGCGGGTTTTGTCGAGTATGTGAGCTGCGATCGAGATGTAGAGGAAGATCGCAGCAAAAAGGAGATCGAAGATGGAAATCAATTCATGGCCGAATCCATTGATTTCAATttggaaaaagaagaagaagatgatgatgattatGAAGAAGAAGCTGAATTGGAGTCGAAGAAGATGGATAAATCTGAGAACAACACACCCAAAGAGCATGCTGTTCTTGATCAAGAACAACCTGCCACTGAAGAAGAGGCCAGAAATGAAGATGTTCAGATTACTGATACAAATGATCAAGACCACAACAATGGCAGTGTGCTCATAGTGGCTGATTCAAATTCGAACATCATCGAAGAACAAACGGCTCCAACAGATGATCATGGCCCCAATGTGAGGCTGATGCACATAACAAGGAAGAGTAGCAGAGATGAGGAGTCGGAGCAACTGAAAGGATTCGATCCCCGGGCACCGAACTTCCTGCCCGAAGAGCCAGACCCGGAATCGGAGAAGGTCGACCTGAGGCACCAGATGATGGATGAGAGAAAGAACGCAGAGGAATGGATGATAGATTATGCTCTGCAGCAGACAGTCACAAAGCTGGGCtctgcaaggaggaagaaggtggcGCTGCTCGTCGAGGCCTTCGAAACAGTGAATCCTCTTCCTCCATTGCAAGCTTGTAGATAA
- the LOC121984931 gene encoding scarecrow-like protein 3: MEKGPSFFAVGGRQKMASLLRNVAAQDDGSSLVTSSPFKTLSMMSLPPPSLSPSLSFSPWLRELKSDERGLCLIHHLLNCANHVAAGSLDRANAYLEQIALLADRNGDAMQRIASHFSEALARRALRLWPGIYHSLDSAFPVAESVFARRNFLDLCPFLRVAYVVSNQAIMEAMEGEKVVHIVDLSVADPTQWLSLLQGLRRRPEGPPHLKITGVHEHRDLLNHTAACLSKEAERLDIPFQFNSVVTKLENLDVEILRIKTGEALAINSVLQLHTLLAADGPKVAGGQQLTLGEFLDKDHIPSRDSAMPSPATRVESVLAALQGLSPMLMVVTEQEADHNGSSLGERFVEALFYYAALFDCLDSTAARASVERLRVEKVLLGEEIKNIIACDGWERKERHEKVERWARRLHAAGFRAAPLSHYSLLQGRRLLPDLGHCEGYNVREEKGCLMMCWQDRPLFSVSSWKCNKQPFH, translated from the exons ATGGAGAAAGGACCTTCCTTT TTTGCCGTCGGCGGGCGACAAAAAATGGCGTCTTTATTGAGAAACGTCGCCGCCCAGGACGACGGCTCTTCGTTGGTGACTTCATCGCCTTTCAAGACTTTGTCGATGATGTCTCTTCCGCCGCCGTCTCTGTCGCCGTCGCTGTCCTTCTCGCCGTGGCTACGCGAGCTCAAGTCCGACGAGCGCGGCCTCTGCCTCATCCACCACCTTCTCAACTGCGCCAACCACGTCGCCGCTGGGAGTCTTGACCGCGCCAACGCCTATCTGGAGCAGATCGCGTTGCTGGCCGATCGCAATGGCGACGCCATGCAGCGCATCGCGTCCCACTTCTCCGAGGCGCTCGCGCGGCGCGCCCTCCGCCTGTGGCCGGGCATCTACCACTCCCTCGACTCCGCTTTCCCTGTCGCCGAGTCTGTCTTCGCACGGCGCAACTTCCTCGACCTCTGCCCCTTCCTTCGCGTCGCCTACGTTGTCTCCAACCAAGCGATCATGGAGGCGATGGAGGGAGAGAAGGTGGTGCACATCGTCGACCTCAGCGTCGCCGACCCCACGCAGTGGCTCTCCCTCCTCCAGGGGCTGCGGAGGCGACCGGAGGGCCCGCCGCACCTCAAGATCACCGGCGTCCACGAGCACCGCGACCTGCTCAACCACACTGCCGCCTGTCTCTCCAAGGAGGCCGAGCGGCTGGACATCCCCTTCCAATTCAACTCTGTGGTCACCAAACTGGAAAACCTCGACGTCGAAATCTTGCGCATCAAAACAGGGGAAGCGCTGGCCATCAACTCTGTTCTCCAGCTCCACACCTTGCTCGCCGCCGACGGCCCCAAAGTGGCGGGCGGCCAGCAACTGACGCTGGGCGAGTTCCTCGACAAGGATCACATCCCGAGCAGGGATTCGGCAATGCCATCTCCGGCGACAAGAGTGGAGAGCGTGCTGGCGGCGCTGCAGGGGCTGTCGCCGATGCTGATGGTGGTGACCGAACAGGAGGCGGATCACAACGGTAGCTCACTGGGGGAGCGGTTCGTGGAGGCGCTATTCTACTACGCGGCGCTGTTCGACTGCCTGGACTCGACAGCCGCGCGGGCGTCGGTGGAGCGGCTGAGGGTGGAGAAGGTCCTGCTGGGCGAGGAGATCAAGAACATCATCGCCTGCGACGGGTGGGAGAGAAAGGAGCGGCACGAGAAGGTGGAGCGGTGGGCGCGGAGGCTCCACGCGGCGGGCTTCCGGGCGGCGCCGCTCAGCCACTACTCTCTGCTGCAGGGCCGCCGCCTGCTGCCGGACTTGGGACACTGCGAAGGGTACAATGTGAGGGAGGAGAAGGGTTGCCTGATGATGTGTTGGCAGGACCGACCACTCTTCTCTGTTTCCTCATGGAAATGCAACAAGCAGCCATTCCACTGA
- the LOC121984929 gene encoding BTB/POZ domain and ankyrin repeat-containing protein NPR5-like: MEEEEETALKSLSMDYLNLLINGQAFSDVSFGVEGRVVHAHRCILAARSLFFRRFFCDGAASRSAAAATATAAAGGLSPMLASNSPAARGAGIIPVTSVSYEVFLLVLQFLYSGQVSLVPQKHEARPNCPDRACWHTHCPAAVDLALDILAAARSFGVEPLALLTQKHLAGMVEKASIEDVMKVLVASRKQNIGQLWTTCSHLAAKSGLPAEVLAKHLPLDVVAKIEEIRLKISSLARGAGALFPAHLQAHQQQHHLPGLELAVPCGGTDHHLVDEQQKIRRMRRALDSSDVELVKLMVMGEGLNLDDALALHYAVENCSREVVKALLELGAADVNRRAGPAGKTPLHVAAEMVCPDMVAVLLDHHADPTARTLDGAGVTPLDVLRGLTSDFLFKGAGVPGLAHVEPNKLRLCLELVQSAALVMSREEAAAAAAAAAAAVNIAHNNVSDGATSHHHSINIYPR; encoded by the exons atggaggaggaggaggagacggcGTTGAAGTCGTTGTCGATGGACTACCTCAACCTGCTCATCAACGGCCAGGCGTTCAGCGACGTCAGCTTCGGGGTGGAGGGCCGCGTGGTGCACGCGCACCGCTGTATCCTCGCCGCCCGCTCCCTCTTCTTCCGGAGGTTCTTCTGCGACGGCGCGGCCTCGAGGTCCGCCGCGGCGGCGACGGCGACTGCGGCGGCGGGAGGGCTGAGCCCGATGCTGGCTTCGAACTCGCCCGCGGCCCGCGGCGCTGGCATCATCCCGGTCACCTCCGTCAGCTACGAGGTGTTCCTGCTGGTGCTCCAGTTCCTCTACAGCGGCCAGGTTTCGCTGGTGCCGCAGAAGCACGAGGCCCGGCCTAATTGCCCCGACCGCGCCTGCTGGCATACCCATTGCCCCGCCGCCGTCGATCTCGCCCTCGATATCCTCGCCGCCGCCCGCTCCTTCGGCGTCGAACCCCTCGCCCTTCTCACTCAG AAACATTTGGCCGGAATGGTGGAGAAGGCGTCGATTGAGGACGTGATGAAGGTGCTGGTGGCGTCGAGGAAGCAAAATATAGGGCAGCTGTGGACGACGTGCTCGCATCTCGCGGCCAAGTCCGGCCTCCCGGCGGAGGTGCTCGCCAAGCACCTCCCCCTCGACGTCGTCGCCAAGATCGAGGAGATCCGGCTCAAGATCAGCTCCCTCGCACGCGGGGCCGGCGCCTTATTCCCGGCGCACCTGCAGGCGCATCAGCAGCAGCACCACCTCCCCGGCCTCGAGCTCGCCGTCCCCTGCGGCGGCACCGACCATCACCTCGTCGACGAGCAGCAGAAGATCCGACGGATGCGGCGGGCGCTGGACAGCTCGGACGTGGAGCTGGTGAAGCTGATGGTGATGGGGGAGGGGCTCAACCTCGACGACGCCCTCGCGCTGCACTACGCCGTCGAGAACTGCAGCCGCGAGGTGGTTAAGGCGCTCCTCGAGCTCGGCGCGGCCGACGTGAACCGCCGGGCGGGGCCGGCGGGGAAGACCCCTCTCCACGTGGCGGCCGAGATGGTGTGCCCGGACATGGTCGCCGTGCTGCTCGACCACCACGCCGACCCCACCGCCCGCACCCTCGACGGCGCCGGCGTCACCCCCCTCGACGTCCTCCGCGGCCTCACCTCCGACTTCCTCTTCAAGGGCGCCGGCGTCCCCGGCCTCGCCCACGTCGAGCCCAACAAGCTCCGCCTCTGCCTCGAGCTCGTCCAGTCTGCCGCCCTCGTCATGTCGCGCGAAGAAGCTGCCGCCGCcgcagccgccgccgccgccgcagtcAACATCGCCCACAATAACGTCAGCGACGGCGCCACTTCCCATCATCACTCCATCAATATCTACCCTCGATGA